In the Methylophilus sp. 5 genome, one interval contains:
- a CDS encoding IS256 family transposase, giving the protein MTVSKPLPNDLIDGLLANYKKPEDLIGENGLLKQLTKALVERALEAEMAEHLGHDKHAPVKNATGNTRNGKSSKTLKGDFGELPIEIPRDRAGSFEPQLIPKHQTRWSGFDEKIISLYARGMTVREIQQHLSEMYGTEISPTLISNVTDAVIDEVKLWQSRPLDSIYPIVYLDCIHVKVRDTGSVRAKAVYLAIGVNMDGHKEVMGLWIAQTEGAKFWLAVVTELKNRGVQDIFIACVDGLKGFPEAIETVYPQATVQLCIVHMVRNSLNYVGWNKRKAVAADLKTIYSAATLAEAERALMDFEHQWSEAYPLIAKSWRSNWQRIIPFFDYPPEIRRVIYTTNAIESVNMSLRKVTKNRGSFPNDESLIKLFYLALQNASKKWSMPLRDWKPALNRFTIQFEDRVPSQ; this is encoded by the coding sequence ATGACCGTATCAAAACCCCTACCCAACGATCTGATTGATGGATTGTTGGCGAACTATAAAAAGCCCGAAGATTTAATTGGTGAGAATGGCCTGCTCAAGCAGTTAACCAAAGCACTGGTTGAACGTGCCCTTGAAGCAGAGATGGCCGAACACCTTGGCCACGATAAACATGCGCCAGTGAAGAATGCCACTGGCAACACCCGCAACGGTAAAAGCAGCAAGACCCTCAAAGGAGACTTTGGTGAGCTGCCGATTGAAATCCCCCGTGACCGCGCAGGCAGCTTCGAGCCACAACTGATCCCCAAGCATCAAACCCGCTGGTCGGGCTTTGATGAGAAGATTATCTCGCTATACGCCAGAGGCATGACAGTACGTGAGATTCAACAGCACTTGTCAGAGATGTACGGCACAGAGATTTCACCGACGCTGATTTCCAATGTCACTGATGCAGTGATTGATGAGGTTAAGCTGTGGCAATCTCGCCCTCTCGACAGCATTTACCCTATTGTCTATCTGGACTGCATCCATGTCAAAGTCAGAGATACTGGTAGTGTGCGTGCCAAGGCGGTGTATCTCGCCATAGGCGTCAACATGGACGGTCACAAGGAAGTGATGGGCTTATGGATTGCGCAGACTGAAGGCGCCAAGTTCTGGCTGGCGGTCGTGACTGAACTCAAGAACCGTGGCGTACAAGACATCTTCATTGCCTGCGTGGATGGCTTAAAAGGTTTCCCTGAAGCGATCGAGACAGTCTATCCGCAAGCCACGGTGCAGCTTTGCATTGTCCACATGGTGCGCAACAGCCTGAACTATGTGGGCTGGAACAAGCGCAAAGCGGTTGCAGCTGACCTGAAGACGATTTACAGCGCTGCCACACTGGCTGAGGCTGAAAGGGCGCTGATGGACTTTGAGCATCAGTGGAGTGAGGCTTACCCCTTAATTGCCAAATCCTGGCGCAGCAACTGGCAGCGCATCATTCCGTTCTTTGACTATCCGCCTGAAATCAGGCGCGTGATTTACACCACCAACGCCATTGAGTCTGTGAATATGAGTTTGCGGAAAGTCACCAAGAATCGTGGCTCGTTTCCGAATGATGAGTCGTTGATTAAATTGTTCTACCTAGCATTACAAAACGCTAGCAAAAAGTGGTCTATGCCACTGAGAGATTGGAAACCTGCGCTAAACAGGTTTACCATACAGTTCGAGGACAGAGTGCCTAGTCAGTAA
- the argC gene encoding N-acetyl-gamma-glutamyl-phosphate reductase, with protein MEKIKVGIVGGTGYTGVELLRLLALHPNVQLQVITSRGEAGLPVADMFPSLRGVIDLRFSDPATVDLTQCDVVFFATPHGVAMAQTPALVAAGVKVIDLAADFRLQDAVEFEKWYKLPHSCTDVLKDAVYGLPELYATDVQQAQVIGNPGCYPTTVLLGLAPLLEQGWIDFSVPIIADAKSGVSGAGRKAEVGTLFSESSDNLKAYGVAGHRHHPEILAQLKKLSGSDAVKLIFVPHLIPMIRGMLSTLHVKLNAKGKQQSLQQVYEQRYQTSTFVDVMPAGSLPETRSVRGANVLRMALYPQADDYVTIIVVQDNLVKGASGQAVQNMNLMFNLAPDAGLQVLPLLP; from the coding sequence ATGGAAAAAATCAAAGTTGGCATTGTAGGTGGGACGGGTTATACCGGTGTTGAGCTGCTGCGTTTGTTAGCACTGCATCCCAATGTACAATTGCAAGTGATTACTTCCAGAGGCGAAGCCGGATTGCCGGTCGCTGACATGTTTCCTAGCTTGCGTGGCGTGATTGATCTCAGGTTTAGCGACCCGGCGACCGTAGATCTGACGCAATGTGACGTAGTCTTTTTTGCGACGCCGCATGGCGTTGCCATGGCGCAAACGCCCGCGTTGGTGGCGGCCGGGGTCAAAGTGATTGATTTGGCCGCTGACTTCCGTCTGCAAGACGCTGTTGAGTTTGAAAAGTGGTACAAATTGCCGCATAGCTGTACTGACGTGCTGAAAGATGCCGTTTATGGCTTGCCGGAGTTGTATGCTACAGATGTCCAGCAAGCTCAAGTGATCGGCAACCCGGGCTGTTATCCGACCACCGTCTTATTGGGCTTGGCACCGTTGCTAGAGCAAGGCTGGATTGATTTTTCTGTGCCCATTATCGCCGATGCCAAATCTGGCGTCTCCGGTGCCGGTAGAAAAGCCGAAGTGGGCACCTTGTTCTCAGAGTCCAGCGATAACCTGAAAGCCTATGGCGTGGCCGGGCACAGGCACCACCCTGAAATTCTGGCCCAATTGAAGAAACTGTCCGGCAGCGACGCGGTTAAACTCATATTCGTGCCGCACTTGATTCCCATGATCCGTGGCATGCTCAGCACCTTGCATGTCAAACTTAATGCCAAAGGCAAGCAACAATCTTTGCAGCAAGTGTATGAGCAGCGTTACCAGACCTCTACGTTTGTGGATGTCATGCCTGCCGGCTCGCTGCCGGAAACCCGTTCAGTGCGTGGTGCCAACGTTTTACGGATGGCGCTATACCCACAGGCCGATGATTATGTCACAATCATTGTAGTGCAGGATAATCTGGTCAAAGGCGCTTCTGGTCAAGCCGTACAGAACATGAACTTGATGTTTAACCTGGCGCCGGATGCCGGTTTGCAAGTGCTGCCGTTGTTGCCATAA
- a CDS encoding polymer-forming cytoskeletal protein, producing MFFKKSVQIDSHIDTLIGHETQITGNMQFAGGLRVDGMIAGNVIEKREHPSTLIISENGAVTGAVEASKIVLNGMIRGPVRSSVFIELQSKARIVGDLYYKSLEMHTGAVIEGKLIYLGEQPDVAPPEAT from the coding sequence ATGTTTTTCAAAAAAAGTGTTCAAATCGACAGTCACATTGATACCTTGATCGGCCATGAAACTCAAATCACTGGCAATATGCAATTTGCAGGCGGTTTAAGGGTTGATGGTATGATTGCTGGTAATGTGATTGAAAAACGCGAACATCCAAGCACGCTGATTATCAGCGAGAATGGTGCAGTGACCGGCGCCGTAGAAGCTTCTAAAATTGTATTGAATGGCATGATACGCGGCCCGGTAAGGTCCTCGGTGTTTATTGAGTTACAAAGTAAAGCGCGCATTGTGGGTGACTTGTACTATAAATCGCTAGAGATGCACACCGGTGCCGTGATTGAAGGAAAACTGATTTATCTGGGCGAGCAACCTGACGTTGCGCCGCCAGAAGCGACTTGA
- the erpA gene encoding iron-sulfur cluster insertion protein ErpA, with product MTAEATLEMPIPLVFTDNAAKKVKELIDEEGSPDLKLRVFVSGGGCSGFQYGFTFEEEVNDDDTQVDKDGVTLLIDPMSLQYLAGAEIDYTDSLQGSQFVIRNPNATTTCGCGSSFSV from the coding sequence ATGACCGCAGAAGCCACCCTTGAAATGCCTATTCCGTTGGTATTTACCGACAATGCCGCCAAAAAAGTGAAAGAGCTGATTGATGAAGAAGGTTCGCCAGACCTCAAGCTGCGTGTTTTTGTCAGCGGCGGCGGTTGTTCAGGCTTTCAGTACGGTTTTACCTTTGAAGAAGAGGTGAATGACGATGACACGCAAGTCGACAAAGACGGCGTGACTTTGCTGATTGACCCGATGAGCCTGCAATATCTGGCCGGTGCCGAGATTGATTACACCGACAGCCTGCAAGGCTCACAGTTCGTGATTCGTAACCCGAATGCAACGACGACTTGCGGTTGCGGTAGTTCGTTCTCGGTATAA
- a CDS encoding AAA domain-containing protein, which translates to MRSFLQNDRLHKIIYTLAEITLLRREAQKQRQHKSIRDLIKSTSTSIPRLKPCMLMSPQSVAQYLEAGSQLFDIVIFDEASQIPTWDAIGAISRGKQLICVGDPKQLPPTNFFGATDSDAVVDEEVVQEMESILDECLGVGLPLSRLSWHYRSRNEGLISFSNYQYYENSLTTFPSPVEVDNSVEFVYSKGIYDLGKSRTNRHEADLIVEEITNHYLSGLGKQFSLGVITFNSTQQTLIEKLLDEKRLRNSALDLAISESNQEEIFIKNLENVQGDERDFIFFSITFGKDANGKISMNFGPMNKEGGHRRLNVAATRARHKVKVFSSLMPDDIDLSRTNARGVNDLKAYLDFALNGTRVLAKQASPTGREPDSPFEVAVINALRSKGWDVVPQVGVSGYRIDIAVKNKKKPGSFLLGIECDGATYHSAPSARDRDRLRQLILEGLGWKIHRIWSTDWWFNPEIPMKKLCEKLNELEALNQE; encoded by the coding sequence GTGCGCAGTTTCCTGCAAAATGACCGTTTACACAAAATTATTTATACCCTCGCTGAAATTACACTGTTGCGCCGAGAAGCTCAGAAACAACGCCAGCATAAATCTATTCGCGACCTGATTAAATCAACCTCAACATCAATCCCTCGTTTAAAACCATGCATGCTGATGTCACCTCAGTCCGTTGCTCAGTACTTAGAGGCAGGTTCACAGCTATTTGATATCGTCATTTTTGATGAAGCATCTCAAATTCCGACATGGGATGCAATTGGTGCAATATCCAGGGGTAAACAATTAATTTGTGTTGGAGACCCAAAGCAGCTACCTCCTACAAACTTCTTTGGCGCCACTGACTCAGATGCGGTTGTTGACGAAGAGGTGGTGCAGGAAATGGAGAGTATTCTGGATGAGTGCTTAGGTGTGGGCTTACCGTTATCACGTCTAAGTTGGCATTATCGCTCAAGAAACGAAGGGCTCATATCCTTCTCTAATTATCAATATTACGAAAACTCTCTAACAACATTTCCATCACCTGTTGAAGTTGATAATTCGGTTGAGTTTGTCTACTCAAAAGGTATATACGACCTGGGTAAATCAAGAACAAATCGACATGAAGCAGACTTGATAGTCGAGGAAATAACAAATCATTATCTTAGTGGACTTGGTAAACAATTCTCTCTCGGAGTTATTACATTTAACTCAACACAACAAACCTTAATCGAGAAGTTGTTAGATGAAAAAAGACTTAGAAATAGTGCTCTTGATTTAGCAATTAGCGAAAGTAACCAAGAAGAAATCTTTATTAAAAACCTGGAGAATGTTCAGGGTGATGAAAGAGACTTTATCTTTTTCTCAATCACATTTGGAAAAGATGCAAATGGGAAAATATCCATGAACTTTGGCCCTATGAACAAAGAAGGTGGTCATAGAAGGTTAAACGTTGCAGCAACAAGGGCTCGGCATAAAGTTAAAGTTTTCAGCAGCTTGATGCCTGATGATATTGATTTATCAAGGACGAATGCTAGGGGGGTTAACGATCTAAAAGCTTACTTGGACTTTGCGTTAAACGGTACCAGAGTTTTAGCAAAACAAGCATCTCCTACAGGAAGAGAGCCTGATAGCCCTTTTGAAGTCGCGGTAATTAACGCACTTAGAAGCAAAGGTTGGGATGTGGTGCCTCAAGTTGGCGTATCAGGTTATCGAATAGATATTGCGGTAAAAAACAAGAAGAAACCCGGCAGTTTTTTGCTAGGTATTGAGTGCGATGGAGCAACATATCACTCTGCGCCAAGCGCAAGAGACAGAGATAGATTAAGACAACTAATTCTTGAGGGCTTAGGGTGGAAAATCCATAGAATATGGTCTACAGACTGGTGGTTTAATCCTGAAATTCCAATGAAGAAATTATGTGAAAAACTCAACGAATTAGAAGCCCTAAATCAAGAGTAA
- the rpsI gene encoding 30S ribosomal protein S9 — translation MIGKYNYGTGRRKSSVARVFLKSGSGNIVVNDKPVDVYFSRETSRMILRQPLELTSNTASFDILVNVHGGGESGQAGAVRHGITRALIDYDAALKSALSHAGFVTRDAREVERKKVGLRKARRRKQFSKR, via the coding sequence ATGATCGGTAAATATAACTACGGCACAGGCCGCCGCAAAAGTTCAGTGGCACGTGTGTTTCTGAAGTCCGGCAGTGGCAACATCGTGGTCAACGATAAGCCAGTTGACGTTTATTTTTCACGCGAAACTTCTCGCATGATTTTGCGTCAACCACTTGAATTGACAAGCAACACAGCGAGCTTTGACATTTTGGTCAATGTGCATGGTGGTGGTGAATCCGGTCAAGCGGGTGCAGTGCGTCATGGCATTACCCGTGCGTTGATTGATTACGATGCAGCGTTGAAGAGCGCATTGTCTCACGCAGGTTTCGTGACACGTGATGCACGTGAAGTTGAACGTAAGAAAGTCGGCCTGCGTAAAGCGCGTCGTCGGAAACAGTTCTCCAAACGTTAA
- a CDS encoding GDSL-type esterase/lipase family protein encodes MRFMIEKSQAGAWLFLCRLLLVVCIAACNWGCTKPKVEVQAIPAGVTVLVLGDSISYGAGAEHGTQDYPTLLASKTGWAVVNAGISGDVSSGGLSRLPSLLAQHRPRLVIIELGGNDFLRQMATARIEDNLRSMVHLVQQADAVAILIAMPEVSLAGRLHDHPLYARVAEESGALLVSSAVSGVLSDDRLRADQVHPNAEGYRQLTDALVTQLRGLGVLR; translated from the coding sequence ATGCGTTTTATGATTGAAAAAAGCCAAGCGGGTGCTTGGCTTTTTTTATGCCGACTGCTGCTTGTCGTCTGCATAGCCGCCTGTAATTGGGGCTGTACCAAGCCTAAAGTAGAGGTACAAGCTATCCCTGCGGGTGTCACTGTGCTCGTGCTGGGGGATAGTATTAGTTATGGTGCAGGTGCTGAGCATGGGACGCAGGATTACCCGACGCTGCTGGCGAGTAAGACAGGCTGGGCGGTCGTCAATGCTGGTATTTCTGGGGATGTTTCCAGTGGCGGTTTATCTCGTTTACCGAGCTTATTAGCGCAGCATAGGCCGCGATTGGTCATTATTGAACTGGGCGGTAATGATTTCTTGCGGCAAATGGCTACAGCGCGTATTGAGGATAACCTGAGAAGCATGGTGCATCTAGTGCAGCAGGCGGATGCCGTTGCGATCTTGATTGCCATGCCAGAAGTGAGTCTGGCAGGGCGGCTGCATGATCACCCGCTCTATGCACGCGTGGCCGAGGAATCCGGCGCTTTGTTAGTGTCCAGCGCGGTGTCTGGAGTTTTGTCGGATGATCGCCTGCGTGCCGATCAAGTGCACCCAAATGCTGAGGGATACAGGCAATTAACTGATGCATTAGTCACACAACTCCGCGGCCTTGGCGTTTTGCGTTAG